Proteins encoded together in one Exiguobacterium sp. BMC-KP window:
- a CDS encoding PRD domain-containing protein yields the protein MIIHKILNNNAVVVKENGQERIVMGPGIAFGKKKKDPIQATKIEKMFIPSFENAEQFKEILTTTPLEIIDLSERIISHAEGELQTPFHDYIHVSLTDHLAHAVRLAREQLVVHNRLAEEIRLLYGPEYAIGEWAVLELERALQVTLPKEEAANIALHLYNARQTHPNMATALQAVTLLNELREQIEVFFGQTIETSSMTYYRFFTHMKLVLARIEQGETLHDMDDVILSAVKTRYADAYACASQMGNWLTIELETRVPESEIGYMALHIERIRPDLERSSTYENL from the coding sequence CTGATTATTCATAAAATCCTTAATAACAATGCTGTTGTCGTCAAAGAAAATGGACAGGAACGGATTGTCATGGGACCTGGAATCGCTTTTGGAAAAAAGAAAAAAGACCCGATTCAAGCGACGAAGATTGAAAAAATGTTCATCCCTTCATTTGAAAATGCGGAACAATTCAAAGAAATTTTAACGACAACACCACTTGAGATCATTGATTTATCGGAACGGATCATCTCGCATGCAGAAGGTGAACTCCAGACGCCGTTTCATGACTATATTCATGTCAGTCTGACGGACCACCTTGCTCATGCCGTCCGGCTCGCACGTGAACAACTCGTCGTTCATAACCGATTAGCTGAAGAGATTCGCCTTTTATATGGACCGGAATACGCAATCGGGGAATGGGCAGTTCTTGAACTCGAACGTGCCTTACAGGTCACTCTCCCAAAAGAAGAAGCAGCGAATATCGCGCTTCACTTATACAATGCACGCCAAACCCATCCGAACATGGCAACTGCACTGCAGGCGGTCACGTTACTCAATGAACTGCGCGAACAGATCGAAGTCTTTTTTGGACAAACCATCGAAACCTCATCGATGACGTATTATCGTTTCTTCACGCATATGAAATTAGTCCTTGCCCGAATCGAACAGGGAGAAACACTACACGACATGGATGATGTGATTCTATCTGCCGTCAAAACTCGTTACGCCGATGCATATGCCTGTGCGAGTCAGATGGGGAATTGGCTAACGATCGAACTCGAGACGCGTGTACCGGAATCAGAAATCGGCTATATGGCTTTACACATTGAACGAATTCGTCCCGATCTTGAAAGGAGTTCTACGTATGAAAATCTTTAG
- a CDS encoding purine/pyrimidine permease, which translates to MSTIQWFLFIICTNIAPPLAIAASFELSGAETLSFLSRCLFVFAILSLFQVLLGHRLPIMEGPAGIWWGVFALYSSIGVTLYGSYSNTLQSLGFLLLLSGIICIVLTVTGVLRRLVPLFTPQVIGVYMLLLSAQLSGSVMKGLLNIEDGRIQVLPAVISILTVLISLYLERSDRLRQYALLITLLVGWSMFALIGRAEMPSFDGPLFTLPSLLPFGGIHVDWSLLPTALIISLLLMTNVLANIKVIERIISAKRGETVKGQVGTAGITAGIGQLFAGLFGTVGPVAISGTAGFIASTDNTDRKAFIYANITCLFLSIVSPFVGLIAKIPVAVGYAMVAPIVAGMAIIGVTEAARDLNRQTAMITVGLPVLVGIGALLLPKGATADLPPLVTTLMSNGLVLGTLVALLAEGLRHIRTND; encoded by the coding sequence GTGTCTACGATTCAGTGGTTTTTATTCATCATCTGTACCAACATTGCCCCGCCCCTCGCTATCGCAGCATCGTTTGAACTCTCGGGTGCCGAGACGCTATCCTTCTTATCTCGTTGTCTATTCGTATTTGCCATCTTAAGTCTATTTCAAGTCCTGCTCGGACACCGTCTGCCGATCATGGAAGGTCCTGCTGGAATTTGGTGGGGCGTGTTCGCTCTCTATTCATCGATTGGTGTCACGCTGTACGGCAGTTATTCGAACACGTTGCAATCGCTTGGATTCTTACTCCTACTTAGTGGAATCATCTGTATCGTCTTGACGGTGACAGGTGTCTTACGACGCTTAGTTCCGCTCTTCACTCCCCAAGTCATCGGTGTTTATATGCTATTGTTGTCAGCACAACTTTCAGGTTCCGTCATGAAAGGATTGCTTAATATCGAAGATGGACGAATTCAAGTATTACCTGCGGTTATCTCGATTCTAACCGTCTTGATCTCGCTTTATTTAGAACGGAGTGATCGCTTACGCCAATACGCTTTATTGATCACCTTACTTGTTGGTTGGAGTATGTTCGCGCTGATTGGACGAGCTGAAATGCCAAGCTTCGATGGTCCACTGTTCACTTTACCGAGTCTATTGCCGTTCGGTGGTATTCATGTCGATTGGAGTCTGTTACCGACTGCCCTCATCATTTCGTTACTCTTGATGACGAACGTCTTAGCAAACATTAAAGTCATCGAACGAATCATCAGCGCGAAGCGCGGTGAGACGGTTAAAGGACAAGTTGGTACGGCCGGTATCACTGCCGGCATTGGTCAACTATTTGCTGGTCTATTCGGAACGGTTGGTCCTGTTGCCATTTCTGGAACAGCTGGATTCATTGCCTCAACAGATAACACAGACCGCAAAGCCTTCATATATGCAAATATTACATGTCTCTTCCTCAGTATCGTGTCACCATTCGTCGGATTGATCGCTAAAATTCCCGTCGCCGTTGGTTATGCGATGGTCGCTCCGATCGTTGCCGGTATGGCAATCATCGGTGTCACCGAAGCAGCCCGTGATTTAAATCGCCAAACGGCGATGATCACGGTCGGTCTTCCGGTCCTTGTTGGCATTGGTGCGTTGTTATTACCAAAAGGCGCAACGGCCGATTTACCACCACTCGTGACGACTCTGATGTCAAACGGTCTCGTTCTCGGAACGTTAGTCGCTTTGCTCGCAGAAGGATTACGTCATATCCGGACGAACGACTGA
- a CDS encoding peptide MFS transporter: MAEFDRDQVYKTVPQKGFFGNPKGLFTLFFTEFWERFSYYGMRAILIYYMYYSVKDGGLGIDEKLASSIMAIYGSLVYMSGVIGGWIADRLLGTSRTVFYGGVLIMTGHIVLSLPAGATALFFSMGLIVIGTGLLKPNVSNIVGDLYSKTDSRRDAGFSIFYTGINAGAFLSPIVVDGVRLQAGFHAGFAVAAVGMFLGLVVFVLTKKKNLGQAGQYVLNPMSKEERTRFYKIASISIVGIVIIGWIATTIGWLTINSFSFVVTILGIIIPIFYFYFMIRSPKITSDERSRIYAYIPLFLAAVIFWAIQEQGTYVLSKFADQRTELNFLGFEFSPALFQSVNPLFIIALAPVFASIWIKLGDRQPTTLQKFSFGLMFAGLSFIVMMVPGLLFGTEGLVSPLWLVFSFLLVVIGELLLSPVGLSATTKLAPAAFSAQTMSLWFMTNATGQAVNAQIVKFYDRNTEVMYFGITGLVAVFFGLLLLAFSKKLQVLMKGIR, translated from the coding sequence ATGGCAGAGTTTGATCGCGATCAGGTCTATAAGACCGTTCCGCAAAAAGGATTCTTTGGGAATCCGAAAGGGTTATTCACCCTCTTCTTCACCGAGTTTTGGGAGCGTTTCTCCTACTATGGCATGCGTGCCATCCTTATTTACTATATGTACTACTCTGTAAAAGACGGTGGTCTCGGAATCGATGAAAAGTTAGCTTCTTCGATCATGGCTATTTACGGATCACTTGTTTATATGTCTGGTGTAATCGGAGGATGGATTGCAGACCGATTACTCGGTACATCTCGCACTGTCTTTTATGGCGGTGTCCTAATTATGACGGGTCACATTGTGTTGTCTCTACCGGCAGGTGCTACAGCACTATTCTTTTCAATGGGACTTATCGTCATTGGAACAGGTTTGTTAAAACCGAACGTTTCAAATATCGTGGGAGATTTATACAGTAAGACAGACAGCCGAAGAGATGCTGGATTTAGTATCTTCTATACGGGAATCAATGCAGGTGCATTTTTATCTCCAATCGTTGTAGATGGCGTACGTCTGCAAGCTGGTTTTCATGCCGGATTTGCTGTAGCTGCCGTAGGGATGTTTTTAGGATTAGTTGTTTTTGTGCTTACTAAGAAAAAAAATCTTGGTCAAGCAGGTCAATACGTTTTAAATCCAATGTCTAAAGAAGAACGAACACGTTTTTATAAAATAGCTTCGATTTCTATAGTCGGTATCGTTATTATCGGATGGATTGCTACAACAATCGGATGGTTAACCATTAACTCCTTCTCATTTGTAGTGACGATTCTCGGGATCATTATTCCGATTTTTTATTTCTATTTCATGATACGGAGTCCCAAAATTACGTCTGATGAACGATCAAGAATCTATGCATATATTCCCTTGTTCTTAGCAGCTGTTATTTTTTGGGCTATCCAAGAGCAAGGAACATATGTCTTATCAAAATTTGCTGATCAACGCACCGAGCTAAATTTTTTAGGATTTGAATTCAGTCCTGCACTTTTCCAATCGGTGAATCCGTTGTTCATCATTGCCTTAGCTCCTGTCTTTGCGAGTATCTGGATTAAGTTAGGCGATCGACAACCTACGACACTTCAAAAATTTTCATTCGGCTTAATGTTCGCTGGATTATCCTTTATCGTCATGATGGTTCCTGGACTATTATTCGGTACAGAAGGCTTAGTTAGTCCACTTTGGTTAGTATTCAGCTTCCTTTTAGTCGTCATTGGTGAACTTCTTCTTTCTCCAGTTGGATTATCAGCTACGACTAAACTGGCACCAGCAGCTTTTTCGGCACAAACGATGAGTTTATGGTTCATGACGAATGCTACAGGACAAGCAGTTAATGCACAAATCGTTAAATTTTACGATCGAAATACAGAAGTGATGTATTTTGGTATTACTGGTCTAGTCGCTGTCTTTTTCGGTTTATTATTACTTGCATTCTCGAAAAAACTGCAAGTTCTAATGAAAGGTATACGTTAA
- a CDS encoding ABC-F family ATP-binding cassette domain-containing protein: protein MSILTVSNLSHGFGDRAIFENVSFRLLKGEHIGLVGANGEGKSTFMNIITSQLEPDDGKVEWAKHVRVGYLDQHAVLEKGLTIRDALKGAFQYMFDIEQEINDLYGKMGEVEPEELEKMLEEVGVLQDILSNNDFYTIDAKVEEIARGLGLDEIGLDRDVQELSGGQRTKILLAKLLLEKPDILLLDEPTNYLDVQHIEWLKRYLNEYENAFILISHDIPFLNSVINLIYHMENQELNRYVGDYDNFVTIHEAKKKQLESAFKRQQQEISELKDFVARNKARVSTRNMAMSRQKKLDKMDVIELAQERPQPEFHFLQARTPSKLMFEAKGLVIGYDEPLSRPLDLTIERGQKIALHGANGIGKSTLLKSLLGEIPAVSGVVERGENLHIGYFEQEVKEKNSNTCIEEIWNTFPSLTQQQVRAMLAKCGLMTKHIESKIEVLSGGEKAKVRLCKLMNTESNILVLDEPTNHLDVEAKEELKRALQEYKGTVLLISHEPEFYEAVATDLWNCESWTTKVF, encoded by the coding sequence ATGAGTATTTTAACGGTATCTAACTTAAGTCACGGATTCGGTGACCGCGCCATTTTCGAAAATGTCTCTTTTCGCCTGTTAAAAGGCGAGCACATCGGTCTCGTCGGGGCAAACGGTGAGGGGAAATCGACGTTCATGAACATCATTACGTCGCAACTTGAGCCGGATGATGGAAAAGTCGAGTGGGCAAAGCATGTACGTGTTGGTTATTTGGATCAGCATGCCGTCCTTGAAAAAGGATTAACGATTCGAGATGCACTTAAAGGTGCATTCCAGTACATGTTCGACATCGAACAGGAAATCAATGATCTATACGGTAAAATGGGAGAAGTCGAGCCAGAAGAACTCGAAAAGATGCTTGAAGAAGTTGGCGTCTTACAAGATATTCTGTCGAACAATGACTTCTATACGATTGATGCAAAAGTCGAAGAAATCGCACGTGGTCTTGGTCTTGATGAGATCGGGCTCGACCGAGATGTACAGGAACTCAGTGGTGGACAGCGGACGAAAATCTTGCTCGCAAAACTACTGCTCGAAAAACCAGATATTCTCTTACTCGATGAGCCGACCAACTATCTCGATGTCCAGCATATCGAATGGTTGAAACGTTACTTGAATGAATACGAGAATGCGTTCATCTTGATTTCGCACGATATTCCATTCCTCAACAGTGTCATCAACTTGATTTATCATATGGAAAATCAAGAATTGAATCGTTATGTAGGTGACTACGATAACTTCGTCACGATCCACGAAGCGAAGAAAAAACAACTCGAGTCTGCGTTCAAGCGTCAGCAGCAGGAAATCTCTGAGTTGAAAGACTTCGTTGCTCGGAACAAAGCGCGTGTCTCGACACGGAACATGGCGATGTCACGTCAGAAGAAACTCGATAAGATGGATGTCATCGAACTCGCGCAAGAACGTCCACAACCAGAATTCCACTTTCTCCAAGCACGGACACCAAGTAAATTGATGTTCGAAGCAAAAGGTCTCGTTATCGGATACGATGAGCCACTTTCGCGTCCTCTTGATCTTACGATCGAACGTGGACAAAAGATTGCCTTGCACGGTGCGAACGGAATCGGGAAATCGACGTTACTGAAGAGTTTGCTTGGTGAAATCCCAGCTGTATCGGGTGTCGTTGAGCGTGGTGAGAACCTGCATATCGGTTACTTTGAACAAGAAGTCAAAGAGAAGAATTCGAATACGTGTATCGAAGAGATTTGGAATACGTTCCCGTCTCTGACACAGCAACAAGTTCGCGCTATGCTCGCGAAGTGTGGTCTGATGACGAAACACATCGAATCGAAAATCGAAGTGCTCAGCGGTGGGGAAAAAGCGAAAGTCCGTCTTTGTAAATTGATGAATACGGAATCGAACATTCTCGTACTCGATGAACCGACGAACCACTTGGACGTCGAAGCAAAAGAAGAGTTAAAACGTGCGTTACAAGAGTACAAAGGAACAGTCCTATTGATCTCACACGAACCAGAATTCTATGAAGCAGTTGCAACAGACTTATGGAACTGTGAATCATGGACGACAAAAGTATTCTAA
- a CDS encoding carbohydrate kinase family protein, with protein sequence MKIFSLGEALIDLIPLDAENMTFQKNPGGAPANVSVGLARLGADSYFLGAVGNDSMGHFLKDTLHHYGVRTDHLVHDATQKTGLVLVTNGQDGERSFEFINAERADMNFHETHVPEDFSSVDLLHIGSISLITGEAVKATRKAIERAKAHQVPVSYDPNLRESLWPSLDDARTTIRSVLPDAQIVKLAEEELTFLTGQTDLDDGAAELLAEYPIRLLAITRGSEGSILYTDRAMAVIDAIPVDAIDTTGAGDAFMSGLLYQCALRDFSFDWSEDELRDIGRFAAISGGLAASVKGAMAALPTLDEVAHRLS encoded by the coding sequence ATGAAAATCTTTAGTTTAGGGGAAGCATTGATTGATTTGATTCCTCTTGATGCCGAAAACATGACATTTCAAAAAAATCCAGGTGGTGCTCCTGCTAATGTCTCTGTCGGACTCGCTCGTTTAGGTGCTGACAGTTATTTTCTTGGAGCCGTCGGAAATGATTCGATGGGACATTTCTTAAAGGATACGTTACATCACTACGGCGTTCGTACTGATCATCTCGTCCACGATGCGACACAAAAAACAGGACTTGTACTCGTTACGAACGGTCAGGATGGTGAACGATCGTTTGAGTTCATTAACGCAGAGCGCGCCGATATGAATTTTCATGAGACACACGTTCCAGAAGACTTCTCCTCTGTCGACTTATTGCACATCGGTTCGATCTCTTTGATCACCGGTGAAGCAGTCAAAGCGACACGAAAAGCAATCGAACGTGCCAAAGCACATCAAGTACCAGTCTCGTATGATCCGAACTTACGAGAATCGCTCTGGCCAAGTCTCGACGACGCACGAACGACGATCCGGTCTGTTTTACCGGATGCTCAAATCGTCAAGCTTGCTGAGGAAGAGTTGACGTTTTTGACCGGACAAACGGATCTTGATGATGGGGCTGCCGAATTGTTAGCAGAATATCCGATCCGTCTTCTTGCCATCACGCGAGGAAGTGAAGGATCGATTCTCTATACGGATCGTGCGATGGCTGTCATCGATGCGATTCCTGTCGACGCCATCGATACGACAGGAGCTGGGGATGCTTTCATGTCCGGTTTACTCTACCAGTGTGCGTTACGCGATTTTTCGTTTGATTGGTCTGAAGATGAACTTCGTGATATCGGTCGATTCGCAGCGATTTCAGGTGGACTTGCTGCTTCTGTCAAAGGCGCGATGGCTGCTTTGCCAACGCTTGACGAAGTCGCGCATCGCTTGAGTTAA
- a CDS encoding alpha/beta hydrolase family protein translates to METITKKATLSYLHVPSGGSEQLIARLYSPEHTEDAPLVVLFHGFPGKQLNMDWAVQLQNMGYHVLVTSYRGTIGSPGTFRFQHVLEDATATLRYVCSESFTTEHGIKADQVTVVGHSMGGFAGLHAFAETPEAAHYVGISPFNFGLVGQLVLEHPEYDTVLHGVLERGAAFLNGAAADVLLDELKQHHTTWNLLTLKERLADRSMLLMTSERDETSIKALHHDLLLSDSPFEEAIVDSDHNYIENRDAAFKEWTTWLVQQ, encoded by the coding sequence TTGGAAACGATCACGAAAAAAGCAACACTGTCCTATCTACATGTTCCAAGTGGCGGCTCGGAACAGTTGATTGCCCGCCTTTATTCACCGGAACATACAGAGGATGCACCGTTGGTTGTCCTATTCCACGGATTTCCCGGGAAACAGTTGAACATGGACTGGGCAGTACAACTGCAAAACATGGGGTATCATGTGCTCGTTACCTCGTATCGTGGAACAATCGGTAGTCCTGGAACATTTCGATTCCAGCATGTTTTGGAAGACGCGACGGCGACATTACGTTACGTCTGCTCTGAATCTTTTACAACCGAACATGGGATCAAAGCAGATCAGGTTACCGTTGTCGGTCATAGCATGGGGGGCTTCGCCGGTCTGCATGCCTTTGCTGAGACACCGGAAGCTGCACATTATGTCGGAATTTCTCCGTTTAATTTCGGGCTCGTCGGTCAACTTGTCCTCGAACATCCAGAATACGACACCGTGCTTCACGGCGTACTCGAGCGAGGGGCTGCTTTCCTAAATGGTGCCGCTGCTGACGTGTTACTTGACGAGTTAAAGCAGCATCATACGACATGGAACTTACTGACGTTAAAAGAACGTCTAGCCGATCGCTCGATGTTGCTCATGACATCCGAGCGGGACGAAACCTCAATCAAAGCACTCCATCATGATTTATTGCTATCAGACAGTCCGTTTGAGGAAGCGATCGTCGACAGTGACCACAATTACATCGAGAATCGAGACGCTG
- a CDS encoding alpha/beta hydrolase gives MKKWSKRILGTIVAVLALLIFAFMIWAQFDYDASQQAVSYVETETPREVTFGKETSDVGFIFYQGAKVDAAAYSYYGNQLAKDGHFVIIPKLPFRIALLDANEGLDIIEDYPQVKRWYLIGHSLGGSAASTIVEQNPKIKGMIFLASYPIDSIDVPSLTIYGGRDGVLPVADIEKSKQDVRKDAIFHEIEQGNHANFGMYGPQKGDNSSPLTPKEQQDESLDEIKQFIDTP, from the coding sequence ATGAAAAAATGGAGTAAACGAATCCTTGGAACGATTGTTGCAGTACTTGCGCTACTCATATTTGCCTTTATGATTTGGGCACAATTCGATTATGATGCTTCGCAGCAAGCAGTGTCTTACGTGGAGACGGAAACTCCACGTGAAGTGACGTTTGGAAAAGAGACGAGTGACGTCGGATTCATCTTTTATCAAGGGGCAAAAGTCGATGCTGCTGCCTACAGTTATTACGGCAATCAACTAGCGAAAGACGGGCATTTTGTCATCATACCGAAGCTACCGTTTCGGATTGCCTTGCTTGATGCAAATGAAGGACTTGATATCATCGAGGATTATCCACAAGTCAAACGGTGGTATCTGATAGGGCATTCACTCGGCGGAAGTGCAGCTTCAACGATCGTCGAACAGAATCCAAAAATCAAAGGAATGATTTTCCTCGCCTCATATCCGATTGATTCGATTGATGTGCCTTCCTTGACGATTTATGGTGGGCGAGATGGTGTCTTACCAGTCGCTGATATTGAAAAAAGTAAACAGGACGTTCGAAAAGATGCGATCTTCCATGAAATCGAACAAGGAAACCATGCGAACTTTGGTATGTACGGTCCACAAAAAGGGGACAACAGTAGTCCATTGACGCCAAAAGAGCAACAAGATGAGTCGTTAGACGAAATCAAACAATTTATCGATACGCCTTAA
- a CDS encoding sucrose-specific PTS transporter subunit IIBC, producing the protein MDYQQTAKRVLELVGGRENIITAAHCATRLRLVLHDESKVDQAALEDLDGVSGAFSSSGQYQIIFGTGTVNKVFAAFAPLAGVQVDGEEPLDVKKAASQKLNPFARLARSLSNVFVPLIPAIVAAGLLMGLLGMIKAFGWVNGDSPIVQLLDMFSSSAFIILPILIGFSAAREFGANPYLGAVIGGIMTHPSLLNPWTLGNSDPEVMKFLGMNIELIGYQGTVFPVLLTVWVMAKIEQQVRKRTPETLDLLVTPFVTVLVTGFLALIVIGPIGTLLGKGISFVLVFFYEQFSVVAGLLFGGLYSTIVITGMHHSFHAIEAGLLADKSIGKNFLLPIWSMANVAQGGAGLAVYFLTKNVKLKALALPSAFSAFLGITEPVIYGVNLRLGKPFIGGAIGGAIGGGYVVLTQVAANAYGLTGIPMIAIVAPLGATNLINYLVGFAIAVVTAFVSTVVLMRLDARKQKETDVAA; encoded by the coding sequence ATGGATTATCAACAAACTGCTAAACGTGTGCTCGAACTCGTCGGTGGACGCGAGAACATCATCACTGCTGCTCATTGTGCAACACGCTTACGCCTTGTCTTGCACGATGAATCAAAGGTCGATCAAGCGGCACTTGAGGACTTGGATGGTGTCAGTGGTGCATTCTCGAGCTCTGGTCAATACCAGATCATCTTCGGAACGGGTACCGTCAATAAGGTATTCGCTGCTTTTGCACCGTTAGCTGGTGTACAAGTCGATGGAGAAGAACCACTCGACGTCAAAAAGGCTGCGTCTCAAAAATTAAATCCGTTCGCTCGTCTTGCTCGTTCCCTTTCGAACGTCTTCGTTCCACTCATTCCGGCAATCGTCGCTGCTGGTCTCTTGATGGGGCTACTCGGTATGATCAAAGCATTCGGTTGGGTAAATGGCGATTCGCCAATCGTCCAATTGCTCGATATGTTCTCGTCTTCTGCCTTCATCATCTTACCGATTCTAATCGGTTTCTCGGCAGCTCGTGAATTTGGCGCGAACCCATATCTCGGTGCCGTCATCGGGGGAATCATGACGCACCCGTCCCTCTTGAACCCATGGACGCTTGGTAACAGTGATCCTGAAGTCATGAAATTCCTCGGTATGAACATCGAGTTGATCGGGTATCAAGGAACAGTCTTCCCGGTGCTCTTAACGGTTTGGGTTATGGCAAAAATCGAACAACAAGTCCGGAAGCGGACGCCAGAAACACTCGATCTACTTGTCACACCATTCGTCACGGTACTTGTCACTGGATTCCTAGCCTTGATCGTCATTGGTCCGATCGGAACATTACTCGGAAAAGGGATTTCATTCGTACTCGTCTTCTTCTACGAACAGTTCTCGGTCGTCGCTGGTCTTCTCTTCGGTGGTCTTTACTCGACAATCGTCATCACAGGGATGCACCACAGTTTCCATGCAATCGAAGCAGGTCTACTTGCCGATAAGAGTATCGGAAAGAACTTCCTTTTACCAATCTGGTCGATGGCAAACGTCGCTCAAGGTGGCGCTGGACTTGCTGTTTACTTCTTGACGAAGAACGTGAAACTCAAAGCACTCGCCCTACCGTCTGCATTCTCGGCATTCTTAGGAATTACAGAACCTGTCATTTACGGCGTCAACTTACGTCTCGGAAAACCGTTCATCGGTGGTGCGATTGGTGGCGCAATCGGCGGTGGTTATGTCGTCTTGACGCAAGTCGCTGCAAACGCCTACGGATTGACGGGAATTCCGATGATCGCAATCGTCGCGCCACTCGGTGCTACGAACTTGATCAACTATCTCGTTGGGTTCGCAATTGCTGTCGTCACTGCTTTCGTCTCGACTGTCGTTCTTATGCGTCTTGATGCACGGAAACAAAAAGAAACGGACGTTGCTGCTTAA
- a CDS encoding glutathionylspermidine synthase family protein, with amino-acid sequence MNKRETFYGDIDRFWDVLDGEPYAVTEIMPISDERIDQLHIAAQEVYQIFEKVLPILRSMDDEALLELGFPSESLAFLRLETMRPLTVIGRFDFIATDDRISLMEWNADTPTFIKEVFEVNDVVANKQGFKSVNDGENKWLKATVHRAIEAARHRTKQNPHVVFTSHGDHIEDRLTAEYLQSFWDEATYCPLDALEIRPEEGLYDEAGRRIDILYRQTFPIEMALLDRDEDGRNLGQLLLQLVETGRLEIINPPSAFLMQAKSVLALIWMLHETNHPYLSETDHAMIARYFLPTYLSADAFIASRQPFVKKPIFGREGDTVTVHDGQGDIMLKNEQHTFRDQPAVYQAYQELPMYPLREEGDVAYMYGVFILGGRPSAIGVRAGERITGNRSYFVPIGRQQKGVRNV; translated from the coding sequence ATGAACAAGCGGGAAACGTTTTATGGAGATATTGATCGTTTTTGGGATGTGCTAGACGGGGAACCGTACGCTGTGACGGAAATCATGCCCATCTCAGATGAACGAATTGATCAACTGCATATTGCAGCACAAGAAGTTTACCAGATATTCGAAAAAGTCCTTCCGATTCTTCGATCGATGGATGATGAGGCACTGCTCGAGCTGGGCTTCCCGTCCGAGAGTCTCGCTTTTTTACGACTTGAGACGATGCGACCGTTGACCGTCATCGGACGATTTGATTTCATTGCGACAGATGATCGCATTTCACTCATGGAGTGGAATGCAGATACGCCGACCTTCATCAAAGAAGTATTTGAAGTCAACGATGTCGTAGCGAATAAACAAGGTTTTAAAAGCGTAAACGACGGGGAAAACAAATGGCTGAAGGCAACCGTCCATCGAGCGATCGAAGCCGCGAGACACCGGACAAAACAAAATCCGCATGTTGTTTTCACCTCACATGGTGACCATATCGAGGACCGATTAACAGCTGAGTACTTACAGTCGTTTTGGGATGAAGCGACTTACTGTCCGCTTGATGCATTAGAGATTCGTCCGGAAGAGGGCTTGTACGATGAGGCAGGTAGAAGAATTGATATCTTGTATCGTCAAACCTTTCCGATCGAAATGGCGTTACTTGACCGAGATGAAGATGGGCGAAATTTAGGGCAATTACTATTGCAACTCGTCGAGACGGGACGACTTGAAATCATCAATCCCCCTTCTGCCTTTTTAATGCAAGCGAAGTCGGTCCTTGCATTGATTTGGATGTTACACGAAACCAATCATCCGTATTTAAGCGAAACGGACCACGCGATGATTGCGCGTTATTTTTTACCGACGTACTTATCAGCTGATGCGTTCATCGCAAGCCGGCAACCCTTCGTTAAAAAACCGATATTCGGACGTGAAGGGGATACGGTGACGGTACATGATGGTCAGGGAGACATTATGCTGAAAAACGAACAGCATACGTTTCGTGATCAACCAGCTGTCTATCAAGCGTATCAAGAATTACCGATGTATCCGCTTCGTGAAGAAGGAGACGTCGCGTACATGTATGGTGTTTTTATTTTAGGAGGGAGACCAAGTGCGATCGGTGTACGTGCAGGAGAACGGATTACCGGAAACCGTTCCTATTTCGTACCAATCGGTCGACAGCAAAAAGGAGTGAGAAACGTATGA